The Vicia villosa cultivar HV-30 ecotype Madison, WI linkage group LG1, Vvil1.0, whole genome shotgun sequence genome includes a region encoding these proteins:
- the LOC131631690 gene encoding transcription termination factor MTERF6, chloroplastic/mitochondrial-like, whose protein sequence is MFHSHRLRALVYLNHLSSSPKSHYLLHSLTPFSTTSDSDQKSFTISYLTNNCGLSPQDALKASKRLRLTFTTPEKPNSVIAFFKAHGFSNHHIQSIILKNPELILSNPTKTILPKFQFLASKGASPSDIVAAVTRSSRFLRVSLEKHIIPAFELVRGFCPSDKKAITSIIICPASISDIRMKPNVQFLLNFGVNHSSIYHLLSTRPSVICSTDLREVAEEIKGLGFHPSKYNFCVALLAKRGITKSQWDAKVDVLKKWGWSQDEILHAFKKNPKIMLRSAEKLNAVMSFWIKQLGWDPAVLLAAPDLFGFSLEKRLIPRASVVRYLLSKGLVKKSASLYTPFNFSDELFMKKYVNCYEEEASKLLRLYQGKDASL, encoded by the coding sequence ATGTTTCATTCACACCGTCTCAGAGCTCTTGTCTACCTCAACCATCTCTCTTCATCTCCAAAATCTCACTACCTTCTTCACTCTCTCACTCCCTTCTCCACCACTTCAGATTCCGACCAAAAATCTTTCACCATATCCTACCTCACCAACAACTGCGGCTTATCCCCACAAGACGCTCTCAAAGCATCCAAACGACTCCGTTTAACTTTCACCACCCCCGAAAAACCCAACTCCGTCATCGCCTTCTTCAAAGCCCACGGTTTCTCCAACCACCACATCCAGTCCATCATCCTCAAGAACCCCGAGCTCATCCTCTCCAACCCCACCAAAACCATTCTCCCAAAGTTTCAATTTTTAGCCTCCAAAGGCGCTTCCCCCTCCGACATAGTCGCCGCCGTCACCAGAAGCTCTCGTTTCCTCCGTGTAAGCCTCGAGAAACACATTATCCCCGCTTTTGAATTGGTACGAGGTTTCTGTCCCTCTGATAAAAAAGCTATTACTTCAATCATCATTTGTCCGGCTTCAATCAGTGATATTCGCATGAAACCTAATGTTCAGTTTTTACTCAATTTTGGGGTTAATCATTCTAGTATTTACCATTTGCTTAGTACTAGACCTTCTGTGATTTGTTCTACTGATTTGAGGGAGGTTGCGGAGGAGATTAAGGGATTAGGGTTTCATCCTTCAAAATACAATTTTTGTGTGGCATTATTAGCCAAAAGGGGTATTACTAAATCCCAATGGGATGCCAAAGTTGATGTCTTGAAGAAATGGGGTTGGTCCCAAGATGAGATTTTGCATGCATTTAAAAAGAACCCTAAGATTATGCTACGGTCTGCGGAGAAACTCAACGCGGTCATGAGTTTTTGGATCAAGCAGCTTGGTTGGGATCCTGCAGTGCTCTTGGCAGCGCCGGATCTATTTGGATTTAGTCTAGAGAAAAGGCTTATTCCGAGGGCTTCTGTTGTCCGGTATCTGTTATCTAAAGGTTTGGTGAAGAAGAGTGCTAGTTTGTATACGCCGTTTAATTTCTCGGACGAGTTGTTCATGAAAAAGTATGTGAATTGTTATGAGGAAGAAGCTTCTAAGCTATTAAGGCTATATCAGGGGAAGGATGCTAGTTTATAG